GAGAACacgagagaggaaaaagaagttcCAAGCGGTTTAAAAGTTAGATATAAAAGAGGCCTATGACCAAATAGAATGGGATTTCTTCCGAGAGTGCCTGATCAAGATGGGTTTTTATGGAAAGTGAGTGAACTGGGTAATGCAATATCATTCAGCATTAAATTCAATGGGGAGCCTATGCCTTTCTTCAAACCAATTCGAGGAATTCGCCAAGGTGACCAACTATCTCCCTATCTCTTCATCCTAGTGGCCAATGTACTCTCTTACTTGATGAAGCAAGCAATTTTAGTAGGCACTATTTGATGAATTACACGGAATCATTATTGCCCCACCCTCTCGCATCTTTTATTTGCAAATGACTCTATCTTTTTCCTAGATGAAACTATaatggaatgtcaaaatctggTGGCTATCCTACACCAATATTATTTTGCATCTGGTCAAGCTATTAACCTAAACAAATTCGAAATATATTTCAGTAAAGGCTGCCTAGAAAGTCTGAGGAGGAATACAGTTTCGAGTTAAGAGTTCCAATAATTGACAAAACcggaaaatatttaggaattcCTTTGGATTGGGGACATCGAAGTAagaaatgtttgcttggatcctTGCTAAAGTCAacataaaattagaaagttaGAAGGAGAATTTATTGTTAAAAGCCAGGAAGGAAATATTGATAAAGGCAATGGTGTAGGCGCTTTCTCAAAATGTCATGTCCATATTCAAAATTCAAGTTTCAATTTGTAAAGCCATCGAGAAGAGAATAGCCAATTTTTAGTGGATAAATAGCAATAAAATAGTCGGTTTGCACtagaaaaaatgagaaattttaaagcttaggaaggaggaggggggcCTTGGTTTCAAAGATCTATTGGCATTTGACAAAGCTATGCTAGGGAAACAAACATGACAAATTTCTAAGCATAAACTCTTTGGAGTCAAGTTATGAAGGGATTATGCTTCTCACAAGGCTATTTTTTACAAGATAGAAGAGGATCTCGTCCTTCATGGGGTTGACAAAGCCTCATAGTGGGAAGAAATGTTATATCTCCTCAAATCATGTGGGCGATTGGAAATGGTAAGAAAATATCTATCAAAGATGATAAATGGCTAAAGAAAAGATCTATCGGTGGCCTGATGACAAGTAATGAGCCACTCCAAGTGGCTAATCTGATGGACATTGAAGtgagaaaatggaaagaatcCTTACTTAAGATTATGTTTGATAGACAAATGGTAACGGAAATCCTTGTCATTCCTATCGGATTACTGACTACAAATGATAAATTAGTCGGGGCCAATAACAAATTAGGGACATACATAGTTAAAAGTGGATATTTCAATAACAAAAGTTCAACAAACAGCGCTCTCGCAACAGCAGCATCATCTTCCTACTAGGCTAGaccaaaattgtgaaaatacATATGGAAAGCAAGAACAATCCCCAAAGTTAAAATCTTTCTATGGAATACCCTAGACAAGCTGTACAGGAGAAAGATTGTACCTACACCCGTATACCCCATTTGCAAACAAGTACTGGAAACGATAGAACACACCCCGCTGCTCTGCCTTTGGACATCCCAATTGTTGTGCAAGAACCTCTTGTTTATATCAAAAGATCGAGTCTAACTCACTTTGACAAGTGGTTAACTAAGTTAAGAGAAGCTCCACAAACCTCACCTCAATTTGACCTAGTTGCGATGACCTTGTGGTGGATTTGGAAGGACCAAAACAATGCTATCTTTAGGAAAACACCCCTGAAGCATTAGCAAACTACAGATAGAGCCACGGCTTACCATGAGAACTTCAAGACCTGGAAGAGGAATGCAAAAAGAGACAAATGCAATCGCGGACATAGCCCATTACAGCAAAGAAATAAATGCAATCGCGGATTGGCGAGCCAAAACCCACCATCTGCTCTTTTCAATTTGTTATGTTCCGAAACTCTTGATTTATTTACAGCGAATTTTATTATGTAATTAATATCACTCCtattttcgataaaaaaaaatcaagagtaaTTTTGACTGATTAATCAACTCTCAACACATGTCACTTCTATGCCGACGAGGGCAAGTACAACGCAAACCAACGGATATCTACTACTCGATTTGACTGGAACACTTATTTATCGAACAAAATAATCttaacaaaattttgttttattgttaCGTCATTGGACACGCAAAGATGCCGCCactgtccaaaaagtcctagaCTTGTATTGGTCCATGACACAGAACGGATGACATGCATTTTCAACACCTTTGATTATAGGTTGTTACTTGTCAATACCGTTTGGCAATCCTTCAAAAAAGATATGTAAATAGTAAAATGagacttgggtttttttttggcttttttttttgtttgtttttcttttcggtaAATTTTTTCTCTCTAAGAATTCTCTACTCTCAACTTTGAGCTCAACCAACTTTTTTCTCCCAAGAATTTCCCTCATCTCCATTGCTAACTTAAGCATTAGAGGGACAATTCGGGTACAAATCCGGGACGTCTTGAGCCAATTACTGTTGTGCAAATTGATTGCCCAGCGAAGTTTCAGACTAAGCTCGTGATTTCCAGTTCTTGCATCAACAACTAGGGCAACATCTCTAAGGTTCGTACAACGTGGAGATGTTCGAAGCGTGACCTCACCCACTCAGACCCAATGATTCAATCGGCATAGAGGCAGGACGGGTGCCTGAAGATAGATAATTGAAAAGAATCGAACATTACCGCGTACCCCCACCTTAGTGAAGTAGGATTCGAAGTGGATCACTTTGGAAGAATTCAATTGGTTGTCATGTGATGAATTGGAAAACTTAATCATATCCAAATCGTCAATAAAGACGGTTGTAAGGCACGATTGTTGTGGTGTCCGATCCATAAATTTAAAGCAAATGTCCACAAGTGAGCCTCCGGGACTCCAAGCCCCACTAAGCCTCTCACCAACCCCACTAGCGTGCCAATTGACATTGCCCCTCCAAATTTCCAAGgctatatatattttccttgcCCGTTCCTGGAAGACCCACCTTCGTACAAATCTATCTGAAAGAGATTCAAGACGAAAAATGGCTTCCAGAGTCAGAGGGTGCTCTTGTCTAGTCACCCTGGTCCTCTTCTTGCTCTCCTCAATGGCTTCTCTTCAGGAAGCCGTTGCGGCCGGAGAGTGTGGGAAAACGCCTATAAGCACCGCCGCGGCGAGCCTGAGCCCGTGCCTGAGCGCGGCTGGGAATGCAAAGGCCAAGGTGCCGCCGGCTTGTTGCACCAAAGTCGGCGCGCTCATCACGACCGCACCGAAATGCCTCTGCGCCGTTCTTCTGTCTCCTCTGGCCAAGCAGGCTGGCATCAACCTCGGAATCGCCATCACCATCCCCAAGAGGTGCAACATCAAGAAAAGACCCGTTGGAAAGAAGTGTGGAAGTAAGCTGCTTTGATTAATTTTGTctatatatgaaattaaaatCTATAACATGTGGTAGATTGAGATACACTGACGCTGATTGCTTACATGGTAtacatatattttaataaaaatatataggcTCGCCCCCTAACACGAAATTCTCCTTATGAAGCTAGGCAGCTTATCATAAAAAAGATAATATGTAGGTTgagggataattaccaaaaaagttgtCGACTTATTGTAAATGTGCTAGTTTTGTCCTAAACCtctcattttgatcaatttagccATAATTCTTTGAAAATTGCCAATGCATTTCATCCAATCAAGTTTTGATAGAAATTATGATATGGATGTCGGTTGTCTTACATGATAACGTCAACGCTgacgtgaattttttttgtaattatttattattttttcaagtttttttgaatttgtatattttctttttctatatttcttgtattcccccccctctctctctctctctctctctctctctctctaccttcattctttgtggttgTCGGCCTCCTCGATGGTCGGTGATTTGCCTCTGGTAAGGCTCACCATTGCCGACCCTTGTTGAGGCTCAACATCGCCGGATCTGATGAGGATGAGCCTCACCATCATACCCACTTCAACAAAGCTTACCTCGTTGGTAtttggcaaggccaacccttgctAACCTTGGGCGACCTCATCCTAGCAAGGGGCGATCCTTAATCGGcaggcgaggtcaagccttgctagatttgacGAGGGTGAGCCAAGCTAATCCTTGTTTGTGGCTGGTAACCACGACCGTAGAGgatgaagtgaaaaaaaaaaaaaaaaacaaaacaaagaaaacaaaacaaaaaaaatataatgaaaaaatacaaaaatgatcCAATTCTACATAAGACGACTAGTattcatgttagtaatttttgaCATAAGTTGGCTGGAAaaattatattggcaaatttcaaaaagtttgaGACTAGACcgattgaataaaaaaatgttgaaaattgaattagtacaattacaatagatttacaacttttttgatatttttcttatgGGTCGACATGGTGGCCAATTCATGCCCACTTTTTGTACTCTAGACTAAGCATTTTAGCTATTCTTATTTCTTATCATTGTAACCTTCGTGCAGGGTATACCCTTCCATGAGAATGACGCAATCCTGGCTCGAAGATCATGCGCAGGCTGCTCAGCTTTTTGGGCAAAAAGCTTGGAACTGCTAGATAAAGTATCCATATGTGGAGGGCTtgcattattattatcatcatcatccatccGTTTGTCTCAGTAGTTAAATATATCATCTTCCCCGTCTATTGGAGACTTTGAACTTCACTCCACCCCACTTTCAGATGTCTCATCATTTTACAAGTTAATTCAATAAATTGGTCTAACAATATTTAGTTTTCTCGCGAACATTATAAGTACTGACTCAAAGTACCTCTACTATAATATTCTTGTCACGATTGATATAGTCACTTTAAGATGTTGATTGTTGTAAGTTATCAATCTTTGTTTCCTACAACTGCAAATCGAAGTATACTCCCAAAAACTGAtgatgcaaattaaaaatttgaactttgaagacGCAGATTATTGAAGGCGTGAACTCGTCTCAAATTAAAAAGCAAATTAAGTTTGTTCTTTCATATGAAACAACTTTTTATGTGATAGGCCAATCGACAGGGATGCACCGAGTCACATGCTtctgaaattttctttgaagttCGGCTAGCTTTCTCCGATCAGAGATCCTAACATTAGGACATCAAATTtctagtgattttttttttttggccggaagaaaaatttttaattttacatgAAAGGGAGGtacataatttcaaaataaaaacgCAAAACTCACAAGGCAAGTAAATCTGAAAAATGAATCAACTTAGTATAGGATTCGTATATTCTACAAATGCGGATATATCATAGCATTAAAGCGCAACTAACGGCTAATCACTGAATATCACATTATAATCAATGATGAACACACGTTGAGTTTCTCCTCTCTCATAGCTACGACTTTGCCAAAAGGCAAAAGGCGCCTAGGTTCGCTCCCCAACACCTTCCCCATACATAAACAACAACACCAACAAGTTAAAAGAGCACAAAAATGCATTGTGAATCATAGATCTTTAtcttcgtcaaaaaaaaaatcctagatCTTTATCCAAATTGAAATAGAAGAGCACCCAAATCAAGATCTAGATTTAGATCAGTAGAGAAGAGCTATAAAAGCGATACCGCTTGATCACAAAATCACTTTCAGATGAGTCTGACAGTTAAAAGCAGCAGAAGAGGAACCTTGGAGGTTTGCAGAGCACTTGAATATCTAGTGCGAGCATTGGCGCCAAGGCCAGCAAGTAGATCTAGAAGAGCAGATTTTTCTGCTTGCGCTTCGAACTTCTAAGCTCATAGAGCAAAACTCTCCACTTTCATGGAGGAAGTCGACTGcatcaaatcaattaaaaagCCTTGAATGTGAGGGGACAGAGACatgggaagagggagagggagaattCAATTTTTACTACATGACAAGAGCTAAAATTTGGGAGAGAACAAAAGAAGTCAAATTCGATTATGTCTGTCAAATGCAATTGTGGCCAAATGTgacaagagaaaaattattcaatttgtcCCAAAATTATTATAcatatgttaatttagttctaaatcctTTAAATTCGTCAATTGGATTCTAAAATTTTGTGcgaaattttaatatagtcctttcaatgaatttttgttggaaaaatcgCTAATATGACGGTTGATTAAAAGAGAATGATACAGATTTTCAGGGGCTTAGGAAGCCAGGTCCAATATGATTAGGCTTGCTATAGAATAGCCCAAGTGAGGTGGGGTTGACCCGTGGCCACCAATGCTTTCATGTTCATCATGCCTATAAAGTAAAGTCTCTCTAGAGTTTCTGCATAGGCCTTTTCAAGACTACATAATAATGGTTGGCCTCATTATGTTCATTCATCCCAACTCCAAAGCACTCTTGCGCTTTTATGGCTGAAAGATATTGAAGTGCGAATCTAGGCTGAGAGCTCCAAGCATTTGTCTCCACtgcctcaatttcttgaatgcCCCTCCACGGGGAAAAGCAATTTTATGGGACTATCCTATCATGTTGTTATACTCGCATTGTTTTCATGTTATAATACTAAGAGTTCATTTGAAGAGGACTACTTGCGTATTAagtgagccaaaaaaaaaaaagaaggaaaaatttccTCCTTTCATACATTAATTTGCCATTATCTGCTAATGAAAAAAGTAGTTTTTCCATGAGTCATCAAAGAATTTAGACATGTGTAAAGTAATATTAAGATCCCGTTTAGTTTAAGGAGaataagataatttttctaaaaaaattaaaaatttattttcagagAGAACAGTAGTACtttaaaatcctaaaattggttgaaaattattttccattgtttggaatggaaaattgattttctttctaaattAAACTGTCATTTTTTCCCTTCTAAAGGCTAGGTATTCCTTCAATCTAAAAGGGAATTTCAATAGATCTCTTGACTAAGTGATCCATACATTATGCTCTTTTTAATTTGTTGCTTGTTATTGCTGCCTCTTCTCTTTCACGCGATGTAATTACTTTAGCAAGATCGCAGTGATTGGAAGTCAAGTTTCTTTCAGTACTTTACACGAACATCTGGTGAGCCAAGACCATCACCAATACAATTTTAGCCATCTTCATGAACTGGCACTATAAAACAAATCCAGAAAAAACTCCCACAAAAAACAAGATGCGTACTAGCATAGCTTCGATAGGCTTTAGTACTCATCTAATTTTTACCATTCTCCGTTCAAAGTTTTGTTAGGTACTATCTTTGCAGGCGTTTGAATATCAACCTTACATTCATTTTATAGAGGAGCTTATCATTTTGCTCTCTTCagacgataaaaaaaaaaaaaaaaaaaaatgccattcaTTTTACATATCTACATTTCCAGAAAGACCACTTTTTAGGTACATGTTTTAATTTCTCTTCATCAACTTTAATTCTAAAGATTCTCTCATTATTCgctttttcttcttaatttttctaataagTTTAAAAACCCTGCAACACGCGAGTAAACGTCTAGCATGACAAGATGGGTCCacaaaatttaacatgttaaGTGACTATTGCGgaccataattttttattattcaaataCGAGTCATGCTTGACAGTCAATGACTATTTTATTTCGTCACTTAAAGTACAGATTTAGTAAATCATTATATATAGCATTACTCTACTATTCCACAGGTTGTCCATTGGTTGTTTATCCACTAAATTTGAATGGCTTGACATTAATAATCACCAAGAACAGTAACAAGCACTAAAGTCAATCCAGCTGTCCATGGGCCTAGAGCTATCATTCCTTGTAACAGGCAATCAAGGGTAACATTTCCCAAAGTAAACACCACATCTGTCTCTTCCGCCGTGCTCATCCAGTCTAGATGCGATTGACCCTTCAAAATGACCACCCAAAAATATGGTCCCACGCAACCACCCTCCCTTATTTTCTTGATACAACCTTACCTTATCTGTAGACCTATATAAGATTAATGCTCTTCTTCTATTTATTTTGATaaacctaagttttttttttttttttttttttttgggggcatGACACCATAGTCATCCGCATCTCCAAGACAAAATTGGAGACCTAGACTCTAGGACTCAACTATTTTACATAGAACTGTGGTTGAGTCAACTGGAATGAGTCAAACATGACCCTCGCTCACATTATAACACCTCGCTAATAATGAAACCTGGCCTACCCAATGTGATGCTCATTCCCTCGAAATAAGCGGAGCAAGATCCTGCATCGCACAATGTTCTTTCCTTAATAGCTCATTCAATCTCGACCACTGATATACATAGATGGGTAAATCTCAACTCCGTGTTTAAGCCATTAGAGGGACGAATCATCTTGCCATGCGGACGGTCCACCCAAGCTATCTCTGAGGCTATGGGGCACTCCCGGTAGAAgaagaagttcaaaataatgttagttcaaaacaaaaaaaggctATTTACCTTATAAAGGGTATTTACCTTATATTCATCAAACAAACATCGAGTTTTTATTTATAAGATTCATTGTccatgagaaaaatgaaattttttttccatgctTTATTGTACAAATTCGCCGAAGAGTATTGCAAGCGCACTGAAGGCATTTAATATCCATATAAAATGTAgggataaaaaaatcaataatctgtaaactttttcaatttgttcaatcaaatatccaaacttttttctttcccagTTGAGCCCCTAAACTCTATACTTTTTTTGTTCACATTAGACCTTTTATTAAACTCTATCCATGTAAAAATGGTATATGCTGACGTGTACTGACATATCAGCACCATGTCCGCACTAACTAGACAAACTGGTGATGATATGGTGGTGGCATCGACCACTTGGTCCAACAGAATTGCGTCGTGTGACACAGCTTTGCCTTGTCAAGGTCACACAAGCCTAGGACAATGATTCCATTTGGTTCGACTTTGGGGAATGTCtttgaaaaaatgcaaatacttttggATTAAGGgagttttccgaaatgcaaatagcaTTTGGTGAATTGTAATCTTAAAGTGTattgaaaaacaattttggctaaaatgcCTTTCggtaaaaattgcatttgtaaatgattttta
The nucleotide sequence above comes from Eucalyptus grandis isolate ANBG69807.140 chromosome 2, ASM1654582v1, whole genome shotgun sequence. Encoded proteins:
- the LOC104432994 gene encoding non-specific lipid-transfer protein 4.1 yields the protein MASRVRGCSCLVTLVLFLLSSMASLQEAVAAGECGKTPISTAAASLSPCLSAAGNAKAKVPPACCTKVGALITTAPKCLCAVLLSPLAKQAGINLGIAITIPKRCNIKKRPVGKKCGRYTLP